CCTCGTCGCCGCGTGCGGGTCCGCCGACGTCCTGACCCTGCCTCAGTCGATCATGGTGATGCGACACGCGTTGGGGCTCGACGTCCGGGTCGTGCTCACTCCCGCCGCGGCCCGCTTCGTGCCGGCTCGCTCGTTCACCCTCCTGACCGGACAGCCGGCGCTGACCGACGAGGAGGCGACGACGGAGATCCCGCACCTGACCCTGACGGCGTGGGCGGATCTGGTGCTGGTCATGCCGGCGACCGCCAACACCCTGGCCAAGGTGGCCCTGGGGATCGCCGACAACCTGGTCGGCACCTGCGTACTGGCCGCCGCCGCTCCGGTCGTGCTGGTGCCGTCGATGAACGCCGCGATGTGGCAGCGCCCCGCCGTGCAGCGCAACGTGGCGCAGTTGCGCGCCGACGGGTACGGCGTGGTGCCGCCCGTGCCCGTGCTCGCCCTGAGTACCGGCACTCTCGCCGGCCGGGGGATGCCGGCGGTCGAGGTGGTGCTGGAGTGGGTCGCCGCTCATCTTCGGGGTGGGGGAGAGGGCCGTGGCTGAGGCGCGTCTCGGGTACGGGCCGAGGATCGCCGCGGCAGCCACCGCGCTCGGCGCTGTCCTGCTCGTGGTGGCGGCAGTTCCGTTCCTGCGCGCGTACGCCGACCCGGCCGCCCGCCAGCCGGCCGCCGCGATCGGCGTCGGGGCCGACCGGGCCGGCTGCGATCCGGAGTTGACCGACCCGATCCGTGGCGCGGGCGTCCACGTCGGCCCGGGCACCGCCGAGCCGTACGCCACCCGGGTGCAGTATGACGTGGTCCCGCCGTCGTCCGGGCCGCACTTCGTGGTGCCGGCCCCGACTGTGCGCCGGTTCTACACCATCCGTGACCGCCCGCCGATCGAGACGTTGGTTCACAACCTCGAACACGGGTACACGATCCTCTGGTACGTCGAGCCGCTCGCCCGCAACCAGATCGAGGCACTGCGGGCGCTGGCGCGCACGCTCGGCGACGACCGGTACGGCGGCAGGTTCGTGGTCGCACCGTGGGATCCGGGGTACGGGGTGTTCCCCGAAGGCCGCCCGCTGGCCCTGTCGCACTGGGGAGCCACCGCCGGGTACCGGCAGTTCTGCGCCGAGGTCAGCGGCGCGGCCGTGGAGCGGTTCGTCCTGGCGCACCCGCGCAGCGACGCCCCCGAGCCGACCGGGATGTGACGCCGCCGCAGCGTGAACGGCGGCGGACGGTCAGCCCCGGATGGGAGAAGAGCCGTGCCGCCGCCGTCGTGCCGCGTCGACTAGAAGTTACCGGCCGAGTTGCACTTCACGCCCTGGTCGAGGCAGTTGCGCACCCGTGCGGCGAGCGCCTCGTCCTTCCACGCGTTGAAGAAGTCCGCGTGCATGGAGAACGAGGTGCCGGAGGCGAGGGTGATGCCGTCCGTGTTGGCGCTCAGCGGGTACGAGATCACGAACGACACCGAGGGGACCGGCACCGGGTGACTCTTCGGGCACGCCCCGGTGTGGTCACCGTTCGCCATGTGCGCCTTGTGGTCGGGGCTGTCCAGGTGCTTGCCGTCCCAGCAGTCCGGGAAGGTGATCTGCCGGACGATGTTCGCGGTCTTGGCGCAGACCGGGAAGGTCTTGTCGGCGCTGCGGCCGATTTCGCCACCGATACCGGCGCACCAGAAGTGGTTGCCCTGCTTGTCCGGAGTGTCGACCTGGTTCTTGGCGTTACCGGTGATCATTCGCAGGCCGAACGGGAAAGGCTGGGTCCTGCTCGGGTCCTTGAGGCGGGAACCGTAGTAGACGGTCACCTCCGTGGGGTCGACGACCTTGCCGTTCTGGTACATCGTCGGAATCCAGTATGCGGACTGGTCATCCGGCGAGTTGCACGTGGTCGCCTTCGACGATCGCAGCGACTCGGCGGTCGAGTTCGCGTTGGTCGACTTGTTGCCCCAGAACGTGTGGTTGTGCGAGCCGCCGACCAGCTTGGGCAGCACGATCGGGTCGTCGCTGTTGTGGTGGCTGGTCTTACAGCCGACATTGAACTCGGGCACCTTCACCGGGTTGCCGGTCACGGGCTTGGGCTTGCGCGCGAAGAATGCCTTTGTCGCGGCGGCCTGCCCGGCAGGGTCGATCGTGATCCAGCCACCGGATGCGGTGGGTGGGGCACTGCCGGTCGACGGAGTCGCCGGCTTGCCCGAGGCGGACGGGGTCGCCGAGGCGCCCGGCGCACTCGGCGTGGCCGACGGGTCGCCCGGGACGGCGGACGTCGGTGCCTCCGGGCCGGACGAGCCGATGCCGGTGTCGCTGGACGGACCGGACGCACCGGGAGTGCCCGGAGCCTCCTTGCATCCGCCGGCGAGCGCCACGCTCAACAGCAGCAGGGCGGTGACGGAACGACGTTGTCCAGGGGTGGATCGTAGAATCATCAACGGGGGCGCACCTTTCTTCCGAGAACGAAGAATACGAGTCGACCCCCTGAGCGCTTCCAACTGAGACGATTAATTCTCCCTTAAATATCGCTCAGCGATTGACCGATCAGCTTTGCGCAGCGGCCCAGCTGTCGTATCAATCTCATTTCCCTGATTTTTCTCTAAAAACTGTAATCGGCGACTCCCGCGCTACTCCACTTTCTTGAGTGGTCGGCCAACGGCGGTATCCGCGACGCCCCCACGATGGGCAGGTCGACGTGGCGCGGGTCATCCACACGGCGGAGGCCCGCCCACCTCGGGCTGTGGCACGCTTGGGCGGTGCGGCACACCGACCTGACCGGCCTCCTGGTGGTCGTCGGCGTGCTCACCGCCGCGACTGTCCTGGGCTGGTGGTGGCGTCGCCGCGACGGTCGGATCCGTCCGGTCGTCGCCGACGACCGACCCGTGGACTCCAACTCCGAGCCTGCCTCGTCGGCGCTCGCCGCGCTCGGTGTGCGCCCCGGGGCGGTCACCCTCGTGCAGTTCTCGTCCGATTTCTGCGCTCCCTGCCGGGCCACCCGCCGCCTTCTGACCGACATCGAGGGCCGCGTCGACGGGATCCACGTCGTGGAGATCGACGCCGAGCGGCACCTCGACGAGGTCCGCGAACTCGCGATCTGGCGTACACCGACGGTCCTCGTGGTCGACACCGAGGCCCGGATCGTCCAGCGCGTGTCCGGCGTGCCGGACCGCGACGAGCTGATAACCGCGCTCCGGCCACTGCTCGCCGGAGCCGCACGATGACCGGCACCGCGTTGACCGACGTTGCGTTGACCGGCGCCGCGTTGACGCGCAGGCGGACCGTGGACCACGGCCGGCTGTCGGCGAGCCTCTGTCCGGCGTTCCCTTCCGCCTGAGTCCTTCCTCGCCTCCGCCGGGCCCACCCTCGCGCGCCCGGCGTCCTCGCCGAACGGAACCCACATGCTGCTCGACCCTCGCGCGCCCCGGTTCGCCGCGGCCATCACCACCGTGGTCCTCGCCGTCGCCCTCGTCACCGGCTCGACCCTGTTGCTGATCGTCCAGGCGGTGATCTTCGCGGTGACCGCGGCCAACCCCCGCCTCGGCCCGTACGGTCTGCTCTACCGTTCCCTCGTCGCGCCCCGGGTCGCGCCGCCCTCCGTGCTCGAACCGGTGGCCCCGGTGCGGTTCGCGCAGCTCGTCGGGCTGGTGTTCGTGGTGGTCGCGGTGACCGGGCAGCTGGCCGGTGTGCCGGCGCTCGGCCTCGCCGCGACCGGCGCGGCACTGGCCGCCGCGTTCCTCAACGCGGCCTTCGACCTCTGCCTCGGCTGCGTCGGATACCTTGCCCTGCGTCGGCTGGCGGGTCGGCCGATGGCGGCCCGCGTGCCGGCTGGGCTGTCCTGACCGTCGAGCGCCATTCCGTCCGTGACCGTCGGGTCGACGGCGTCTCGTCAGCAGCTGTCGCGTGCCTTGCGCAGAAAGGCCTCCCGCGACACGACCTTCGTCGTGTCCCGTCCGCGCGGCACCAGCACCTCGTCCGGGCCGATCCGCGGGAAGTCCGCGAGAGTGAAATCGACCGAGATGGCTTTATGGCGGGCTCTTCCGCTGACGCTGTAGGTGACCCCGGGCCGGAGTTCGGTGAGCGGCTCGACGTCCACGGCCATGCCCGCCTCAGCCGCAGAGATGTCGACGATGTCGTTGACCTCCCAGCCATCGGGCGGCTGTCCGAACAGGGGAACCTCCACGACCTCGCTCGTGGGTCGGCCGCTGACGCTCCAGGTGAACAGTGGTCGCTCGCTCACGTCGCCCGGGTGGTCGTTCTCGAACACACCGACCCGCGCGGAACTGTCGTCGCACGTGACCAACACGCCGACCGGCTGACCGTCCTGGACGGCGAGAGCGACAAGCGGCTCGTCAGGTGGGGAGCAGGCGGCCAGAAGGCTGAGCAGGGGAAGCGATAGCAGAATCCACGGAAATCGTTTTCTGCGCATCTCCGCAGCATTCCAAGGCGACATCACACTTCGATGGCCCGAGGGTCACGAAAGGTAGACGGAGCGGGTGGCCAGTCTCCGACCGGGTGGTGTCTGGGACACCGCGAATTCCGTGAAACAGCGCGCGGCGCCTACCGGCGCGGAGAGAATTGCGGCCACGGAACACGAGAGCGGGGGACGGTTGATGGGGTTGAGACGGCGATTGGCCCTGGTGGCGGTGACCGTAGCCGCGACACCTCTGGTCCTCGGCGGATGTACGGCCGAGCGGAAGTTCGCCGCGCGGCCCGCCGAGCGGGAGTTGCCATCGCCGGAACTGACCCTCACACCTGCCGACCTGTCCCGTGACGTGCCGGTCAGCGCCGAGGTCACGACGCTCGTCAAGGGCGGGACGATCACCGCTGTGCGTATCGCCGACGACAAGGGCACGCCGGTCAGGGCGGAGCCACGGGAGGACGGGTCGGCCTGGGTGCCGACTGCTCCGTTGCAGCCGCAGCGCACCTACACCGCCGAGGTGACCGCCACCGGCGACTCCGGGAGGACCACCACCCGCAGGACGACCTTCACCACCATGGCGACATCGACGAAGCCGCAGGTGACCAGCACGTTGTATTTCGCTGGGAAACGGACGTACGGCACGGCCATGCCGGTGACCATCGCATTCGATCCGCCCATTGCGAAAGCGGCTCGCGCTGGTGTGCAGCGTCGGTTGTTCGTGACAACAAACCCACCGCAGCCGGGGGTCTGGTCCTGGGTGGACGACGGCAGTCAGGTCTATTACCGGGCTCCCACCTTCTGGCGGCCGGGCACGACCATCAGCGTCCGGGCCGGACTGCAGGGCCTGCCGATCGGCAGGAACCACGTCGGTGACGCCGATCGTGCCGCCACGTCCAGGATCGGGCGGCAGGTGGCGCTCGAGGTCGACAACGCCACGAAGCAGATGCGCGTGCTGCGTGACGGCAAGCTGATTCGCAGGATCCCGGTCAGCCTTGGCAAGCCGAGCACGCCGACCTCCAGCGGCAAGATGGTGATCATGGAGAAGCATCAGCGCACCACCTTCGACACGCGCGGCGAGCCGAACGGCGGCTACGTGGTGGATGTCGAGGACGCGCAACGGCTCACCTGGGGCGGCGAGTTCATCCACGGGGCGCCCTGGTCGGTGTCGGAACAGGGACACCGCAACGTCTCGCACGGCTGCACGAACGTCTCAGCGGCCGCAGCCGATTGGCTGATGGGCGTCACCCAGGTCGGTGACCTGGTCACCTTCACCGGCACCGAGGTCCGGCTGCAGCCGGGCAACGGTTGGACGGCCTGGAACACCAGTTGGAGCGAGTTCGTCAAGGGCAGCGCGCTGCCCGTACCCGCTGGTCTTCGATCGGCCCCGACCCCGGTGCCGCACGCGGGCGCCGTCGCCAGCCGCTCACCGTCGCCGGTCCCGCCCGCCCCCGGCGGCTGACCGGCAGATGTGTGGCGCGCTCATGTCGCTTGCCGCACATCCCTACCCTCCGGGCTATGACGTACGAGCCGATGATGGTGCCCAGCCCGAAAGCCAACCGGACAACTCGTACGGTCCTGATCGTCGTCGGCGCGTTGCTCGCGCTGTGCTGCACGATCGCCGTCTGCGTCGGGTTCTGGCTCTACCGCACCGTCCAGGACAACGCCGAGCCGGCCCGGGCGGCCGCGGTGGCGTACGTGGACGACATGCGGGCCGGCAACTACCCGGCCGCGTACGGCCGCCTGTGCGGCGAGGTGCGCGAAACCATGACGCAGGAGGATTTCGCCCGGATCCAGGCTGCGCAGCTGAAGATCAGTAGCTACGAGATCACCGGTGTGAACGTCAGCAACTACAACGGCCGGATCACCGCGAGTGTCACCGTTGAGATGGTCCAGTCGGCCACGGGTGCGCGGTTGACGCAGCGGATGGCGTTGGTCAAGAGGGACGGTGAGTGGCTCGTCTGCCAGTGACTCACCGCACCGGTGCGGTTGCGGTGTAGAAGGCGCTCGGGTCGTTGGCCAGGGACGCCTTGACGTAGGCGCTCCACTCGTCGGCGAGGACCTCGATCCGGCCGGCCTCGATGCCGTCCAGAGCGGCGCGTACGACGTCGGCGGGGTCGACCTTCTCGCCGTCGTAGCCGGCCGACATGTCGGTGTCGGCACTGCCCAGGTGCAGTCCGGTCACCAGAGTGCCCTGGCCGGCGAGTTCCAACCGGATCCCGTTGGTCAGGCTCCACTCGGCTGCCTTCGCCGCCCCGTAGGCGTTGGCCCCGTTGTAGGAGAACCACGACAACGCCGACAGGACGTTGAGGATTCCGCCTCCGCCGTTCGCGCCGAGCACCGGAGCGAACGCCCGCACCATGCTCAGGGTTCCGTAGAAGTGGGTGTCCAGCTCGGACCGGATCTTGCTCAGATCACCGGTGACCAGGTTGGTCCAGGTGGAGATTCCGGCGTTGTTGATCAGCAGGGTGACGTCGGACGCGACGGCCGCCGCCTCTTCGACGGATCGCGGGTCGGTGATGTCCAACCGGAGCTTGTCGACGCCGGGGGTGTCGATCTGCTCCGGGTTGCGGGCCGTGGCGTACACCTTGGCCGCTCCGCGCTCCAACAGTTGCCGGGCGAAGTGTCGGCCGATGCCACGGTTGGCGCCGGTAACCAGAGCGATCGAACCGGAGATCCGCATGATTGATTGCCTCCTTGCAGGTTCGGGGACGAGCCGTACGCGAGCTACGTTAAAACCTGACGTATACGTGAGGGACAAGGTCGTGTGACTGGTGTCACCGGCCGGGGGAGGGTCCATGCGGATCGGTGAACTCGCCACGAAGACCGGGGTGTCGGTGCGAGCCCTGCGCTACTACGAGGAGCAGGGCCTCCTGAGCGCCGCACGCAGCAGCGGCGGCCAGCGCCACTACCCCGACAGCGCGCTCGACCGGGTGCACCTCATCCAGATGCTGTACGCCGCCGGCCTGTCCAGCCGGACCATCCTGGACCTGCTGCCCTGCGTCGACGCGAAGGTCAACACACCGCAGTCGCGGGCCATGCTCCGCGCCGAACGCGACCGCATCGATCGGCAGATCACCCAACTCCTGGAGGCGCGAGACCGGCTCGACGCGGTCATCGCGTTCAGCGAAAGCGCGGCCAGCGGTTGCACCCGGACGGACACCGACGCCCTGGTGGCGTAGCAGGCGTGACGGCGCGTCAGCCCGAACGCTCAGATGGGGGCGAGCCCCGGGATGCCGTACTGCTGATCGAGGACCTGCATGGCGGCGCCCGCGGCGATGACGTCCGCGCCGAGGCTGGACAAGGCAACCGTCGTGGTGAGCCAGTCCGCGCGTCGCGCGTCCGCCCCGACGGCCTCGACAACTGCCGCGAGATAGGTCTCCGGGTGCCGTAGGAGATCCGCGCCCGCCAGCACCACGTGGGCGAGGTCGAGTGTCTGGAGCAGGTTGACGACGCCCACTGCCACGACGCGGGCGGCGCGGGTGATGTCTCCGGCCTGGGCGGCCTGGTTGTGCACGATCTCCAGGCAGCCGTGGCGCCCGCAGACACAGAGGGGCCCGTCCAGGTCGACGACCGTGTGCCCGAATTCTCCCGCGTTGGTGTGCGCGCCCCGGTGGGCTGTGCCGCCCAGCCAGAAGCCGCCGCCGATACCGGACTCGACCATGATGAGAGCCGCGTCGCCGAACGTCGCGCCGTGCCGCCAGGCCTCGGCCGTGATCCCCGCGGTGACGTCCTTGTCGAGGTGGACGGGCAGGTCCAGGTGTTTCTCGGCGATCTCGCGCAGCGGTACGTCGTGCCAGTGCCGCAGACCGTGGGCGTCACGGACCAGGCCGTTGGCGTGGTCCAGCGGGCCGATCATCCCGATGCCGACGCCGGTGAGCCGGCCCCGGAGGTCGGTGATGCCGGGTATCGCGTCGATGCCGGACGCCAGGACGTCGAGGAGTTGCTGCGGGGTGAAGTCGCCGGGCAGTGGGTTGACCGTCGAGTGGTGCACGGTGCCGGCCAGGTCGACCAGGGTCAGCCGCAGCGTGCGCCGCGCGACGTGGGCGCCGATCGCGTACCGGCTGTCGGGGACGAGTTCGTGGACGACTGCGGGCTTGCCGATGCCCGGGCGGCGAACGCCGGCGGGACGGATCAGGCCGTCGGCGGTCAGTCGGGCGATGACCTTGGAAACCGCCTGCGGCGTCAGGCCGGTGGCCGCGACCACGGTCGACCGTTCGAACGTCCGGACGGTACGCCCCACCGCCATGACCAGTGCCTGGTTGTAGCCGCGCAGGAACGTGACGTCCGCAGTGATGCGAGTCATCTCCCCACCCTATTACGCAACGCTGTTGCTAAATTTTCTCGGTGATCGAGATGAGCAGAGGCCGACGGGTAGCGGCGTTGGTCGCACTGGCGCTGGGTGGCGTCGCCATCGGCCTGACCGAGTTCGTGGCGATGGGCCTGCTGCCCGACATCGCGCGCGGTCTCCTCCCGCAGGAGTACGCCCAGTCGTCGTCGGGCGCGGTTGCTCGGGCCGGGTGGATGATCACCGCCTACGCGCTCGGCGTGGTCGTGGGCGCGCCCCTCATCGCCGCGCTGAGTGCGCGCCTGCCCCGTAAGAAGCTCGTGCTCGGGCTGCTCGCGCTCTTCGCCGTCGGCACGGTCGCGTCCGCGATCGCCCCCACCTTCGACCTGGTTCTGGTGGCCCGGTTCGCGGCGGCGCTGCCGCACGGCGCGTACTTCGGAGCAGCCGGCCTGCTCGCGGCGACCCTGATGGGTCCCGGTAACGAGGCCCGCGGTTTCGCCACCGTGCTCAGCGGCCTGACCGTGAGCAACGTGGTCGGCGTACCCCTCATCACACGGCTCGGGCAGACGGCCGGCTGGCGCGTCGCGTACCTGGTGATCGCCGGCGTCTTCCTACTCACCCTGCTGGCGGTGCTCGCGGTCGTTCCGGAGGTCGCCGCGGCGGTCGACGGCTCGCCGGCCGCCGAGCTGAAGGCGCTGCGGACCCCGCAGGTCTGGCTTGTCGCCGCGACGGGCGCGGTCGGGTTTGCCGGGTTCTTCGCGGTCAACACCTATATCGCGCCGGTCACCACCGACGTCGCCGGCCTCTCGGCCACGATGGTGCCGTGGGCACTGGTCGCGGTGGGCCTCGGCATGACGGTCGGAAATGCCCTGGGCGGTTGGTTCGCGGACCGCGACCTGCAGCGGAGCATGGTCATCGGCTTCGTCGCGATGACCGTGAGCATTGCCGTCTTCAGCCTCGTCGCGTCGACCAGCGTCGGCTTGTTCGTGGGCGCGTTCCTGGTCGGCGCGACAAGTCTCTATCTCGGCCCGGTCCTGCAGGCACGCCTGATCACGGTCGCCCCCGGAGCACAGATGATGGGCGCGGCGCTCAACCAGTCCGCGATGAACATCGCGAACAGCCTGGGCGCGGCCCTGGGCAGCGTCGCCATCGCCGCCGGGCTCGGTTACCTCGCACCGGCCCGGGTGGGTATCGCCCTGGCGATCGTCGGGCTGGCCCTGGGGATGGTCAGCTTCGCCGTCGGGCGACGCACGCGTGAGCGGGTCCCGGCCACCGTCACGAGCTGAGATGGCCGGGCCGCCCACGGCAGGTGCTCAGAAGTCGTCGACGCTGACCGTCACCCGATGGGCGCTCGATCTCCAGTTGGGCACGTTGACCACGTCGTACCCGCCGCCGCGTTGACCCACGGTGATCCGCACGAGGCCGAGGTGCGCCGGTGTGGCCGGGATGAACAGGTCCATGCCGGTGATGAAGGTCTGGCTGAAGAACTCCGGCAACGGCGCGGTCAGATCAGTCACGCCGTCGCTTCCGTCGTCGAACGCGAAGATGGCGATCGTCCTCTTGACCCGGGGGGCGTTCGCCGCGTTCAGGACATCCCTGCCGTTGATCCAGAGGTTGTCGCCGGCGTCGCCCTGGTCGCCCCACCACTCCTTCTGGCGTTGGATCGTCAGCGCCGTGTGCCGGTCGCTGGTGTCGACCAGCGCGCCCAGACCCTCGCCCGGCACGCTGGTCGCCAGGCGTACGAACGAATCCGAGCGCAGGAACGGCTGGAAGTAGAAATGGTGCGTCGCGGCGCCGGAACGCACGATCGCGAACTCGTAGCGGGCCGTGGCGAGCACCGGAAAGGGCCCGAACGAGCCGTCGCCACTCAGGGGCACCCGATGCACGGGCCGGTGTGACAACCGACCGCCGGTCAGGGAACTGACCGGGTAGACCTCAAGAGTCGCGTCGGTGACGCCGACGTTGCTCGGGAAGAGCACCGCGCGACCGGAGACCCGGGCGGTGCCGAGGAGTTGAGGCACGATCCGCGTCGTGTGGGGCGCGCGACCCTGAAGAAAACGGAAGATCTCGCCGAACGACTCCGGCGACGACACGGTCTGGGTGTGGGACTGGTCGGTGAAGTGCACGTTGGTCGCGCCGACGATGGCGCGGGCCGGGTCGCCCTCACCCCAGATCGCGAGGGTGGGCACCCCGCCTGGCGGGGACGACGCGGTGCGTCCGTCCAGGTTGACGTAGTGCGCGACCCGGCCGGCGCGCGCCGGCGAGCTGGTGAGATAGCCCTGCATGACGAAGGTGCCCAGGGAATGCGCGAGCAGGTCGACCTTGTCCGTGCCGGTCGCCGCCAGCAGGCGGGAGATCCGTGCGTCGAGCCCCGCGTACACCTGAGGCAGGATTGCCGCGATGTTCGGTGAGTCGTACTCGTGGGCTTCGATGATGTCGATGGGGTAGCCGTTGCTGGCGAGACGTCTGGCCTGCGACTGGAACTGCGAGGCTGATCCGGCACTGCCGTGCACGAAGATCACTGGACGGTACGTCGGTGTGGCGGCCGCTTCGGCGGCGCGCGGAACGGGTGCGATGGACAGGCTGGCCGCGAGGGCGCCCCCGGCCACCACGGAGAGCAGTCTCCGGCGGAACGTGTGCATCGGTCCTCCACCTTGATGGACGAAGTATCTGCACTGCTAGCGCAAGTATCGTGTCAGGGTGAGGCTCAGCGGTCCACACCTCCCTGGCGATCTCGACGAATTCGGGGACCGGCGAGGATCAATGGTGCAGTGGCGCTGCGGTCAGTTGACCTCTTTGGCCAGCAGGTCGCCGACGGCGGCACGGACCGGGTCGGGGTTCGCCCAACTCCAGTTGGGGTGCGCGCGGTTGGTGAGCAGGGCGAGCACGAGTTTGCGGTTGGGGTCGACCAGGAGCGAGGGGCCGGCGAAGCCGGTGTGGCCGAAGGTCCGGGTGGAGGCCAGCCTGCCCATGAACCAGCTCTGGTTGAGGACGACCCCGAGGCCGTGGGCCGAGGTCCGGTTGGGCCGCTCGGGGTCGACGGCGGGCTTCCCGGCGTTGTGGTTGGTGAGCATCCGGCGCACGGTCGCCTCGGCGAGGATCCGCTTGCCCTTGTGGGTGCCCCCGTCGAGGAGCATCTGACCGATCGCCGCGAGCTCGCTGGCGGTCGCGAAGATGCCGGCGTGACCGGCGATGCCGCCGAGGTGGTTGGCGACGTCGTCGTGGACGGTGCCACGGAGCAGGCCCCGGGACGAGCGGGCGTCGGTGGCGACGAGGCGGCTGGACCTCGCGCCGGTGGACATCCAGGTCCTGGGGTTGAAGCCAGTGTCGCGCAGGCCGAGCGGGCCGGTGAGGTTGCTCCTGAGCGCCTGGTCGAGCCCCTGACCGGTGACCTTCTCGACGATCTTGCCGGCGACCATGAGCCCGACGCTGGAATAGCGGAACGTGTTCCCGGGAACGGCGCCGGAGACCAGCCCGGTGGTGAGTACGGCGTTCCAGCGGGCCGCGTTGTCGGGAAGGCCGGTGACCTTGGCGCCCACAGGAAGACCGCTGGTGTGGGTGAGCAGCATCTCGACGGTGATCCGCTCCTTGCCCGCTCCGGTGAAGGCCGGCAGGTAGTCGCGGACCGGCGCACCCAGGTCGACGTGCCCCTTGTCGACCTGCTGCAGCAGCAGGATGGCCGTGTACACCTTCGTGACCGAGGCGAGGTCGAAGATGGAGTCGGGGCGCATCGCGACACGCTGGCTCGCCGTGAGGAGCTTCGGGCCCGCGCCGTAGCGCAGCGCCTCCCCGACAGCGATGTGCACCGTCGTCTTCCCATCGACCAGGACGACAGCGACCGCGCCGGGGAAACCCTTGTGCTGAACGGTCTGCGGTGTCGCGGGCAGATGTCGCCGCAGCAGCGCGGTCACGTCCTGCGCGTAGGGGGCCTGACCGGCTGGCACGGCACCGCCGTTCCCGGGCGCAGTGGCGGTCGGTGCGCCGGACGGCGTCCTGATGTTTCCGGCCGAGCCGAATCCCACCCTGTTTCCGGCGGCGTCGGTCGCGGTCACCGCGTCGCCGGGACCGGCCAGACCGGAATCCGCCGCGCCGTTGTGACCGCATCCGGCGAGCGCGGAGGTGGCGGCGGCCAGGCCGACCCCGAGCAGAGTGCGACGCGCGACGGGCATGCCGGAGATCGTGACAGGCGGCATCGACGCGCGCCAACCGACCCACCCGCACGCCGGTCGTGTCCACCGCACCGTCCGGCAGGTGGTCACCTAGCGGACACGGTCGGTTGACGTTCGACGGGTTTGTGCGACGATCGGCGTGCGTCACTCCGAACGACCGCCCACCGGTCTGTCCGCGCCCCGTTCGCTGGCAGACCCGGGGAGGGCACCACCCCTCGCATCCCTTTGGAGAGCACGATGTCCCCCTCCCCGTCTCGGGTCTTCGCAGAGCTGAACGCGGTGCGACCCCCCGACGAGCACTCCCCGATGATGGGTACGGCCGTCGTGGTCGGCGGCAGTGTCGCCGGCCTGCTGGCGGCCCGGGTGCTGTCCGATTACGCCGACACCGTCGTCATCATCGACCGGGACGACCCGCAGCTGCCGGGCGCGCGGGCCGGCGTACCCCAGGGGACGCAGCTGCACGCGCTGCTGCCCGGCGGTCTCCTCCAGCTGGAGCGGCTGTTTCCGGAGTTCCGCGACCAGGCACTGGCTCACGGGGCGGTCGAGGCACCGCCCGCGTCCAGGCGCAACTACCTCGACGGCCGTCTGAAGGTCGTCGTCCCCGACGACGCCAACAGCCTGGCGGGCAGCCGGCCCCTCCTGGAGGGACTGATCCGCCAGCAGGTGCTCCGACTGCCCAACGTCAAGACGGTCACCGCCCGTGCCACCGGTCTCGTGTTCGACGGCACCGCGGTCACCGGGGTCCGCTGCGACGTCGGCGGGGTGCCCGGCGTCGAGAGCGCAGACCTCGTGGTGGACGCCATGGG
The window above is part of the Micromonospora sp. LH3U1 genome. Proteins encoded here:
- a CDS encoding MerR family transcriptional regulator, which translates into the protein MRIGELATKTGVSVRALRYYEEQGLLSAARSSGGQRHYPDSALDRVHLIQMLYAAGLSSRTILDLLPCVDAKVNTPQSRAMLRAERDRIDRQITQLLEARDRLDAVIAFSESAASGCTRTDTDALVA
- a CDS encoding ROK family protein, whose translation is MTRITADVTFLRGYNQALVMAVGRTVRTFERSTVVAATGLTPQAVSKVIARLTADGLIRPAGVRRPGIGKPAVVHELVPDSRYAIGAHVARRTLRLTLVDLAGTVHHSTVNPLPGDFTPQQLLDVLASGIDAIPGITDLRGRLTGVGIGMIGPLDHANGLVRDAHGLRHWHDVPLREIAEKHLDLPVHLDKDVTAGITAEAWRHGATFGDAALIMVESGIGGGFWLGGTAHRGAHTNAGEFGHTVVDLDGPLCVCGRHGCLEIVHNQAAQAGDITRAARVVAVGVVNLLQTLDLAHVVLAGADLLRHPETYLAAVVEAVGADARRADWLTTTVALSSLGADVIAAGAAMQVLDQQYGIPGLAPI
- a CDS encoding MFS transporter, which codes for MSRGRRVAALVALALGGVAIGLTEFVAMGLLPDIARGLLPQEYAQSSSGAVARAGWMITAYALGVVVGAPLIAALSARLPRKKLVLGLLALFAVGTVASAIAPTFDLVLVARFAAALPHGAYFGAAGLLAATLMGPGNEARGFATVLSGLTVSNVVGVPLITRLGQTAGWRVAYLVIAGVFLLTLLAVLAVVPEVAAAVDGSPAAELKALRTPQVWLVAATGAVGFAGFFAVNTYIAPVTTDVAGLSATMVPWALVAVGLGMTVGNALGGWFADRDLQRSMVIGFVAMTVSIAVFSLVASTSVGLFVGAFLVGATSLYLGPVLQARLITVAPGAQMMGAALNQSAMNIANSLGAALGSVAIAAGLGYLAPARVGIALAIVGLALGMVSFAVGRRTRERVPATVTS
- a CDS encoding alpha/beta hydrolase produces the protein MHTFRRRLLSVVAGGALAASLSIAPVPRAAEAAATPTYRPVIFVHGSAGSASQFQSQARRLASNGYPIDIIEAHEYDSPNIAAILPQVYAGLDARISRLLAATGTDKVDLLAHSLGTFVMQGYLTSSPARAGRVAHYVNLDGRTASSPPGGVPTLAIWGEGDPARAIVGATNVHFTDQSHTQTVSSPESFGEIFRFLQGRAPHTTRIVPQLLGTARVSGRAVLFPSNVGVTDATLEVYPVSSLTGGRLSHRPVHRVPLSGDGSFGPFPVLATARYEFAIVRSGAATHHFYFQPFLRSDSFVRLATSVPGEGLGALVDTSDRHTALTIQRQKEWWGDQGDAGDNLWINGRDVLNAANAPRVKRTIAIFAFDDGSDGVTDLTAPLPEFFSQTFITGMDLFIPATPAHLGLVRITVGQRGGGYDVVNVPNWRSSAHRVTVSVDDF
- a CDS encoding serine hydrolase domain-containing protein, producing the protein MPVARRTLLGVGLAAATSALAGCGHNGAADSGLAGPGDAVTATDAAGNRVGFGSAGNIRTPSGAPTATAPGNGGAVPAGQAPYAQDVTALLRRHLPATPQTVQHKGFPGAVAVVLVDGKTTVHIAVGEALRYGAGPKLLTASQRVAMRPDSIFDLASVTKVYTAILLLQQVDKGHVDLGAPVRDYLPAFTGAGKERITVEMLLTHTSGLPVGAKVTGLPDNAARWNAVLTTGLVSGAVPGNTFRYSSVGLMVAGKIVEKVTGQGLDQALRSNLTGPLGLRDTGFNPRTWMSTGARSSRLVATDARSSRGLLRGTVHDDVANHLGGIAGHAGIFATASELAAIGQMLLDGGTHKGKRILAEATVRRMLTNHNAGKPAVDPERPNRTSAHGLGVVLNQSWFMGRLASTRTFGHTGFAGPSLLVDPNRKLVLALLTNRAHPNWSWANPDPVRAAVGDLLAKEVN